One Aegilops tauschii subsp. strangulata cultivar AL8/78 chromosome 7, Aet v6.0, whole genome shotgun sequence genomic window carries:
- the LOC109785977 gene encoding protein VERNALIZATION 3, translating into MAGRDRDPLVVGRVVGDVLDPFIRTTNLRVTFGNRTVSNGCELKPSMVAQQPRVEVGGNEMRTFYTLVMVDPDAPSPSDPNLREYLHWLVTDIPGTTGASFGQEVMCYESPRPTMGIHRFVLVLFQQLGRQTVYAPGWRQNFNTRDFAELYNLGPPVAAVYFNCQREAGSGGRRMYN; encoded by the exons ATGGCCGGGAGGGACAGGGACCCGCTGGTGGTTGGCAGGGTTGTGGGGGACGTGCTGGACCCCTTCATCCGGACCACCAACCTCAGGGTGACCTTCGGGAACAGGACCGTGTCCAACGGCTGCGAGCTCAAGCCGTCCATGGTCGCCCAGCAGCCCAGGGTTGAGGTGGGCGGCAATGAGATGAGGACCTTCTACACACTC GTGATGGTAGACCCAGATGCTCCAAGTCCAAGCGATCCCAACCTTAGGGAGTATCTCCACTG GCTTGTGACAGATATCCCCGGTACAACTGGTGCATCCTTCGGGCAGGAGGTGATGTGCTACGAGAGCCCTCGTCCGACCATGGGGATCCATCGCTTCGTGCTCGTGCTCTTCCAGCAGCTCGGCCGGCAGACCGTGTACGCTCCCGGGTGGCGCCAGAACTTCAACACCAGGGACTTCGCCGAGCTCTACAACCTCGGCCCGCCTGTCGCCGCCGTCTACTTCAACTGCCAGCGTGAGGCCGGCTCTGGCGGCAGGAGGATGTACAATTGA